The Novosphingobium sp. G106 genome contains a region encoding:
- a CDS encoding efflux RND transporter permease subunit, translated as MIASIIRASVRARNLVIAIALVLTVIGIAAVRTTPVDALPDLSDVQVIIRTTYPGQAPQIVENQVTYPITSTMLSVPGARVVRGYSFVGDNFVYVLFDDGTDLYWARSRVLEYLSQVQSRLPEGAKASLGPDATGVGWIYEYALVDKTGRHDLAELRSIQDWFLRFELKTVPGVAEVASIGGMVKQYQVVVDPQKLAAYGVTADQVAEALKRANQETGGASVEMAGAEYTVRASGYLKTLDDFRAVPIRTAAGGIPVTLGDVATIQIGPEMRRGIAELNGEGEVAGGVIVMRQGQNARAVIDGVRTKLDELKRSLPPGVEIVPTYDRSGLIDRAVDNLTGKLFEEFVIVALVCALFLWHARSALVAILTLPLGILTAFIVMRLQGLNANILSLGGIAIAIGAMVDAAVVMIENAHKHLERWHRDNPDAEPDSVTRWRLVTEAAAEVGPALFLSLLIITFSFLPIFTLQGQEGRLFSPLAFTKTYAMAAAAFLSITLIPVLMGLLIRGRIPSEDANPINRWLARAYRPAIDWVLRRPKQTLLIAALIFATTLWPMSRIGGEFLPQMNEGDLLYMPSALPGLSPAEAGRLLQQTDRLIKTVPEVESVFGKAGRADSATDPAPLEMFETTIRFKPRDQWRPGMTPEKLVDELDARVKVPGLANFWIPPIRNRIDMLATGIKSPVGIKIAGADLSEIDRTAKQIEQVVKGVPGVSSALAERLTGGRYIDVDVDRAAAGRYGLNVADVQAVISGAIGGENIGQTVEGLARYPISVRYPRELRDSPYKLASLPVLTPSGQQITLGTVASVRVSDGPPMLRSENGRPVTWIYVDGRGRDMQALVSDIQRAIAKDVTLPPGVSVSYTGQYEFFVRAKERMKLVIPVTLVIIFALLYLTFRRWDEALLIMGTLPFALTGGLWLLYLLGYNQSVASAVGFIALAGVAAEFGVVMLIYLKHALAERGDAPDAGQVEGAVREGALLRVRPKAMTVAVILAGLLPILLGTGTGSEVMSRIAAPMIGGMLTAPLLSMFVIPAAYLLMRRRAVSQPVQPEGEDR; from the coding sequence GTGATCGCCAGCATAATCCGCGCATCTGTAAGAGCCCGCAATCTGGTGATTGCGATCGCTCTGGTTCTGACCGTGATCGGCATAGCGGCGGTCAGGACCACGCCGGTCGACGCGCTCCCGGACTTGTCCGACGTGCAGGTGATCATCCGCACGACCTACCCGGGCCAGGCGCCGCAGATCGTCGAAAACCAGGTCACCTATCCGATCACCTCGACCATGCTCTCGGTACCGGGTGCGCGCGTCGTGCGCGGCTATTCCTTCGTCGGTGACAACTTCGTCTATGTGCTCTTCGACGACGGCACGGACCTCTACTGGGCGCGAAGCCGCGTGCTCGAATATCTAAGCCAGGTGCAGAGCCGCCTGCCCGAAGGCGCCAAGGCCTCACTCGGCCCCGATGCGACCGGGGTCGGATGGATCTACGAATATGCGCTGGTCGACAAGACCGGTCGGCACGATCTCGCTGAGCTGCGCTCGATCCAGGACTGGTTCCTGCGTTTCGAACTCAAGACCGTTCCCGGCGTCGCCGAGGTCGCGAGCATCGGCGGCATGGTCAAGCAGTACCAGGTCGTCGTCGATCCACAGAAGCTCGCGGCCTATGGTGTGACGGCCGATCAGGTGGCCGAGGCCCTGAAGCGCGCCAACCAGGAGACCGGCGGGGCGAGCGTCGAGATGGCGGGCGCCGAATATACCGTGCGCGCCAGCGGATACCTCAAGACGCTCGATGACTTCCGCGCGGTGCCGATCCGCACTGCGGCGGGCGGTATCCCGGTCACGCTGGGCGACGTTGCCACGATCCAGATCGGCCCTGAAATGCGGCGCGGCATCGCCGAGCTCAATGGCGAAGGCGAAGTCGCCGGCGGTGTCATCGTCATGCGCCAGGGTCAGAATGCACGAGCGGTTATCGATGGCGTCAGGACCAAGCTCGACGAACTCAAGAGAAGCCTGCCGCCCGGCGTCGAAATCGTCCCCACCTATGACCGTTCGGGACTGATCGATCGTGCCGTCGATAACCTCACGGGCAAACTCTTCGAGGAGTTCGTCATTGTCGCGCTCGTCTGCGCGCTGTTCCTGTGGCACGCGCGCTCGGCGCTGGTCGCGATCCTGACCTTGCCGCTCGGCATCCTGACCGCATTCATCGTGATGCGCCTGCAGGGGCTCAATGCCAACATCCTGTCGCTCGGCGGCATCGCTATCGCCATCGGCGCGATGGTCGATGCGGCGGTGGTGATGATCGAGAATGCGCACAAGCATCTCGAGCGCTGGCATCGCGACAATCCTGATGCCGAGCCGGACAGTGTGACGCGCTGGCGGCTCGTCACCGAGGCCGCCGCGGAAGTCGGGCCGGCGCTCTTCCTCAGCCTCCTCATCATCACCTTCTCGTTCCTGCCGATCTTTACGCTCCAGGGGCAAGAAGGACGACTGTTCTCGCCGCTGGCTTTCACCAAGACCTATGCGATGGCGGCTGCTGCCTTCCTGTCGATTACGCTGATCCCGGTACTTATGGGCCTGCTGATCCGGGGCCGCATCCCAAGCGAGGACGCAAATCCGATCAACCGCTGGCTTGCGCGAGCATACCGCCCGGCGATCGATTGGGTCTTGCGGCGGCCCAAGCAGACTTTGCTGATCGCCGCGTTGATCTTCGCAACCACGCTTTGGCCGATGTCCCGGATCGGCGGAGAGTTCTTGCCCCAGATGAATGAGGGCGATCTCCTCTACATGCCCTCGGCGCTGCCGGGCCTTTCGCCAGCGGAAGCGGGCCGGTTGCTCCAGCAGACCGACCGGCTGATCAAGACTGTGCCAGAAGTTGAAAGTGTCTTCGGCAAGGCCGGCCGCGCCGACAGCGCGACCGATCCCGCGCCGCTCGAAATGTTCGAGACGACAATCCGCTTTAAGCCCCGCGACCAATGGCGTCCGGGAATGACGCCGGAGAAGCTGGTCGATGAGCTTGATGCGCGGGTGAAAGTGCCGGGCCTTGCCAATTTCTGGATCCCACCGATCCGCAATCGCATCGACATGCTCGCGACCGGGATCAAGAGCCCGGTCGGCATCAAGATCGCGGGGGCCGACCTTTCCGAGATCGACCGCACGGCAAAGCAGATCGAGCAGGTGGTAAAGGGCGTTCCCGGCGTAAGCTCGGCGCTCGCCGAACGACTGACTGGCGGGCGCTATATCGATGTCGACGTCGATCGCGCTGCGGCGGGCCGCTACGGTCTCAACGTCGCGGACGTCCAGGCTGTAATCTCGGGCGCGATCGGCGGTGAGAACATTGGCCAGACGGTCGAAGGTCTGGCGCGTTATCCGATCAGCGTGCGTTACCCGCGCGAGCTGCGCGACAGCCCCTATAAGCTGGCAAGCCTGCCGGTTCTGACGCCCTCTGGCCAGCAAATCACACTGGGCACGGTGGCCAGCGTTCGGGTCAGCGACGGTCCGCCGATGCTCCGGAGCGAGAATGGCCGGCCCGTCACCTGGATCTACGTCGATGGACGCGGCCGCGACATGCAGGCGCTGGTCAGCGACATCCAGCGCGCGATTGCCAAAGACGTGACACTACCGCCCGGCGTCAGCGTCTCCTACACCGGCCAATACGAGTTCTTCGTCCGCGCCAAGGAACGGATGAAGCTCGTCATCCCGGTGACGCTCGTGATCATCTTCGCGCTGCTCTACCTGACCTTCCGCCGCTGGGACGAAGCTCTCCTGATCATGGGCACGCTCCCGTTCGCGCTAACCGGTGGCCTCTGGCTGCTCTACCTGCTCGGCTACAATCAATCGGTCGCAAGCGCGGTCGGGTTCATCGCTCTCGCCGGCGTCGCGGCGGAGTTCGGCGTGGTCATGCTGATCTACCTGAAGCATGCGCTCGCGGAGCGCGGTGACGCCCCCGATGCGGGCCAGGTCGAAGGCGCGGTACGCGAGGGCGCGCTTCTGCGCGTGCGGCCCAAGGCGATGACCGTCGCAGTGATCCTTGCCGGCCTGCTGCCGATCCTGCTCGGCACCGGCACGGGCTCCGAGGTCATGAGCCGGATC